CCGCCACGTCTCCCACGTGTACGCGCAGCGCGTCGCGATCGGGTACGCTCACCCGCAGCACGCGACCGCGGGCCGAGCCACCCATCGTCAGTACCGGCATGCCCGCACCTATGGTGGTGCCGGCGGTGGCCTGCCGCGTGAGCACGGTGCCATTCTCTGGTGCCACGATGGTGGCGTACTCGCGATTCACGCGCGCCGTGGCGTAATCGGCGCGCGCCGCGTCGAATGCGGACAGTGCATCCTGCGCTTGCACCTGCGTGGCCACGCTGTCGGCGGCCAGACGCTTCACCCGGGCCGCATCACGCTCGGCTTTGTCCATGCCCACGCGCGCCTTGTCGACCAGGGCGTCGATCTCCCGCAGATCGAGCGACGCTAGCAGTTGTCCTTTGCGAACCGGCGTGCCTTCATCCGCCAGGACGCGGGCAATCACGCCGCCAATCTTGAACGACAACGGAATTTCGTCGCGTGACCCGAAGGTGCCGGTAGCCACCACCGGCTGCGTCGCGCTCCCCGACGTGACGGTGGCGACTGCCACGGGTACCGCGAGCGCATCGGTCGCGGATTTGGCGTCGGCGTCACCGCGACAGGCCGAGAGCGCGAGTGCGGCAAGTACAATCAAGGTGTTGTTGGTCGTCATGGATTACTCGGGAAGCGTGCGCAGCGCGGCGGCTCGTTCAAGCTCGACGACACGCGTGGCGAAAGTGAACCGGGTGATGATCTGGTTGATGGCGGCCGACGTATACGCCGAGCGTGCGCCGAGGAATTCGAGTGGCGAGGCGAGGCCCTCGGCGAAGCGTCGCTGCACCAGAGTGAAGGCGCGTTGGGCAGAGACCAAGCGATCAGCGGCGGTGGTGAGCGAACCGCGTGCCGCCTGCACGCCGTCGTAGGCGTTCTCCACTTGCAGGCGCACCGCGCGTTCGGCGTCGCGTCGGCGCAGGTCGGCTTCGTTGCGCAGCGCCGTGGCCTGTTCGCGACGCGCGCCGTTGCGACCGCCGCTGAACACATTCCAGGAGAACACCAGATTGGCCAGCGCTACATCGTCGTTCTTGCTGACGCGGTACTGATTGCCCTGAATGCCGTAGCTGGCCGACAGCGCCAGCGACGGCAGATAGCTGGAGGTGGCCAACCGACGCTGCGCGTTGGCCAACTGAATGCCGGTGGTGGCCTGCCGCAACTCTTCCCGATGTGCCATCGCATGGGCCACGGCCGCGCTCAGCGTCAGCGAATCGACGCGCAGCAGCGAGCTGTCGCTGGCCAACGTGATCGGCGCATCGGGCTCGCGATCCCGCAGCAGGTTGAATCCGCGTTGCGCCGCCGCACGCTGGCGGCGCGTGTCGTCCAGTTGCTGCTGCACTTCGCTGCGTTCCGCGCGCGCGCGCAGCAACGCGTCGGGAGTGGCCTGCCCCGCGTCAATGAGCCGAGTGCTTACGCGCACGTTCTCGTCCAGCAGCGGCAGGGTGGCTTCCAGGGTGGCGACCGCCTGATCGAGACTGGCGTACCCCAGCCAGGCCAGCTGCACATCGGCGGCCAATTGACGCATGGCGGCGTGCCGTCCCGCGCCCACCAGATCGCGCTGGGCGCGGGCCGCCGCAGTCGCCGCGCCAATGGCGTCGTTAAAGATCGGCAACGTGAGCTCGAGCTTCGATTCCTGCTTGAAGGGGAGCGTGGCGTTGATGTTGGTGGGGAAGCGCGGCTGGCCGATAAGCTGGTTGAGGGCGTTGTAGGCCGGATTGATGAAGTCGCCGATGTTCACCACGCCGCTCACTTCGGAATAGCGGGCGTTCACATCCAGCGACGGCAGGAAGCGGCCGCGGGCCTCGCGCACCTGCGCATTGGCGCGGGCCAACTGGGCCTGCTGCTGGGCCAACGCGAGGTTGGCCCCGATGGCTTCGGCCACGTAGGCATCGAGGATCGTCCGAGCTGGCGCGGGCGATGGCTGTGATTGCACCGCGGGTGCCAACACCAGCGAGGCCGCGAACAGCGCGATGGTGATGGCGAGTATTCGTAACGCAGATCGTTGTGCAAACATGAGTCTTATACGTAACAATGTTAGGTAAAGCGGCCTAGAGAAGGGCGCCGAAGCGCCCTGGTGGTTGCCGTGAGGTTATGCGTTCACAACGGGCGATCAGTCCGACGGGTTTCGAAGTGCTCCACGAATCATGACGTCCACCAGCGACCGGATGGTTTCGCGGGGCGGGGCCCACTGGATATGCGGGTCGTCGGCGTGGTTCATCCACAGCGAGACCACGCCATGGATAGCCCCCCAGGTCATTTGGGCCAACTCGTTCGGGTCGGACAGTTCCGGGCGGTAGAGCCCCGCCTGAATGCCTTCCGTGACCGTTTGCAGCAGAAACGCATAGGCATCCTCATCCGGCGGAGAAATCGGATTCCCATCGCAATCGACCATCGAGTGTTGCATTGATGTCATGAACATGAAGCGATACTGGCTTGGATTGGCGATGGCAAAGTCGGCGTACGACATCCCCATCCGGCGCAATCTCTCAATCGGATCCTCGATGCGGCCAATCTTGTACAATGACTGACCGAGCGCCTTGAAGTCGACCATGCACAGCTCAACCAGGAGGGTGTCCTTGTCCCGGAAGTGGTGATAAATGGCCGTCGGCGTATAGCCGATTTTCTCCGCGATGGCCCGCATGGTCGTGGCCTCCACCCCCTCGCTCACGAACAGCTCCCGCGCCGCGTCCAGAATGGCCTGGCGCGTTTCAGCCTTCTGACGCTCCCGGCGGGCAAGCGACCCACTTCGGATGGCGGATGTAGTCATGGACGTAAGTTGCGTGAATGACCTAACGTTGTCAAGTGAGTACTTGGTACTGAGTACTGAGTACTGAGTACTGAGTACTGAGTACTGAGTACTGAGTACTGAGTACTTCCGACTTCCCGGTTCCGACTGCCTACTTACAGCCCATGTCTTCGCTCCCGCTGGTCTCGTCGCCTGTTAAGGCCATGATGGTCGTCGTCGGCCTCGGCATGGGCGCGCTCGACGTGAAAGAAAAGGTCGATGAACTGGATAAGGCCATGCAGACGCGATCGGCGCGCGCCATCGGCCAGCAGATGGTCATCCGCGATCCCTACTTCGTGGTGAAGACCTGGGGTGGGCACCTCGGAACCTGCGGCCACAACACCTGGTGCTACCTCGCACCGCCCGGTGAGTCGAGCTCCGCGGGGACTCCCATCTCGTCGTGGGCAAAGGTCGGTCCCGTGTACGTCGCCCGCATGGCGGTCCTCCCCATCATTCAGACCGGGCGGACGCTCTTCAATCAGGGCTGGACCGCGCGCGCCATCTTTCTCTTCTCCTTCGTCGTAGCCTTTCTGCTGCTTCGTTCACGCGCGGAGAAAGACGAGACTCTTCCCGGTGGCGTGGTGGTGGGCCTGCTGGGCTTTCTCGTGGTCAGCATTGTCCTGTCGTTTGCCTTCAACCTGCTGCTCCGCTTCGGCAACTATGTCGCCGGCTATTGGGGCGTCCTGGTGGCGATCGCCGCCGGCATCTACTTCACCCTCGAACTGGCCGGCAAGGTGCGCGAACTCATGCACCTGATTGGTGTCGGCAAAAAGGACTGATCATGACATCCGCGCATTTCCGTCTTCTGTGGGTCGCCAGCCTTGTCACACTCGCCGCAAACTCCGAGGCACAGACGCCACCCGCCGCGCCACCACGCCCCGCACCATTGACGCTCACCACCACCGCATGGCCCGACGGCGGGGTGATTCCCATCCGGTACACACAAGCGGGTGAACAAGTCTCACCGGCGTTGTCGTGGACCAATGTCCCCGCGGGAACGGTGGCTTTCGTCATCAACATGATCGATCCCGACGTCGCCATCGCGAAGGGCACCGAAACGCAGCCGCATTGGATTTTCTGGAACATCCCCGGCACCGCGACTGGCGTGCCAGAAGGCATCAAGCCGGGTGGCGAACTACCCGATGGGTCACGCCAGATCAGCGCCACTGGACTCCAGTATCGCGGCCCCGGCGCCGGCGCCAACGGACCGCTGCACCACTACACGTTCGAGGTGTACGCGCTCGATGTCAAAATCGACGTCACCGCCTCCACCAATGCACAACCCGTAGCCGCCGCCCTCGAAACGCGCGCCAATGTGATGAAAGCGATGCAGGGACATGTACTCGGCAAGGCCGTCTATGTGGGTCTCTTTCGCAGACCGCAATAGACGCGTTGGCCCTTGAACAGCGCTCAGGGTCGGGAAATTTCGCTACTCCCGTCTCCCATCGCCCGTCTCCGGTCTTCATTCGCAGGACGTTCCCTGCGCATCGAAGGCCGCAAGACTCCGTGGCTAGCGTCACGGTCGGCGCTTGGAACCACTACCATTCATGGTATTCCTTCTCTCATGAATACCGCCACCCACCGCCGCCCGTCCGCCAATACCCGCCGGCAGTCGCTCATCCGCCTGTGGATGCTGGTGCTGGCGTTTGGTGCCCTGCTGGTCGCGCTGCGGCCCACGCTGTTGTATGCGCAACCGGTAGGCCGTCTGGGGGCGGCGTGGACTCTCCCCGATCCCAATGATCTCCTGTCCCGCGTTATTCGTCGCATCGTGACGCAGGACAAGCCCGGTGGCGTGCCCGTGGCCGAGTATCCGCAGCGGGCCTTTGGCCGTGAGGAGACCGCGGCGGCGGTGCGCGCGTTCGCCGGACGCGCGGTGGCGCTGTCTCCCGCCGTGTTCGATGAGGTCAACGCCTGGCCGGTGGCGCGAGCAACCGACACCCTGCCCTGCGCGAGTGTCCCGACCGTCACGCCGGCCAGTCTCACCAGCGCCCCACCGGGGCCCTGTGCAACGCCCAACGCATTGTGGCTGGCGGTGACGAAACTTGAGCGGGGCGAACTGCCGCATGAACTGCACGTGTGGTACGCCACGCGATTCCGCAGCGACGCGCAAGGCAGCGTGCAGAGTTCCACCTACTCGTTCTGCGAGCGCTGGCTGCGAGTCAGCGGGGTGTGGAAGTACGACGGATTTGTGCGGATGACCAAGGGAGTGGTCGCGCCCTGATTCACCGCGTAGCATGTTCTATTGCGGTAGAATCATCTCCCATTCCTGCACGCGATCATGGCCACCTCTGTTGCTCCCTCCGCGTCCAGCGCCGCCGAGTCAGCGCGTGAATTGCCGTGGCATCTCACAGCAGTCGTCGTTGGTGCGTCCAGCATCCTGATCGGCATTCTGTGGGACATTTCGTGGCATCGCACCATTGGCCGCGACACCTTCTGGACGCCGGCCCACATGGCCGTGTACTTCGGCGGCACGCTGGCCGGACTGTCGTGCGGTGCGCGCGTGCTGTGGGAATCATTTGGACGTGACGCGAGTTCCGGTGATGGCGTCCGCATCTGGCGCTACTTCACGGGCCCCATCGGCGGGTGGATCTGCATCTGGGGTGCGTTCGCCATGCTCACATCGGCGCCGTTCGATGACTGGTGGCACAATGCGTACGGACTGGACGTCGAGATTCTCAGCCCACCGCACGTGGTGTTGCTGGTGGGCATCGCGGGCATTCTGATTGGGGCGCAAACAATGGCGGCCGCTGCGCAAAATCGCGCCGAGGGTTCGCCCCTCTACTCCAACATCTTTCTGGTAAGCAGCGGCGTGCTGGCGACCATGGCAGCCGTCGCTATTACGGAATACACGTTTGCCACGCGTACGCATCAAAGCCTTTTCTACGTCGTCACCGGTGGTGTGTATCCGGCCATTCTGGTGGCCGCCGCCATCGCGTCGCGCGTACGGTGGCCCGCCACGCGAATCGCGCTGATCTACATGGGGGTCATGGCGGCACAGGTCTGGATATTGCCACTCATTCCCGGCAGTCCGTTGCTCGGGCCTATCGGGCATGAGGTCACGCGAATGGTTCCCCTGCCGTTTCCAGTGATGCTCATCGCCCCGGCCATAGCGATCGACCTCGTGTTGCGTCGCATGGAAGGCCGCAATGTGTGGCTCACCAGTCTGGCACTCGGCGTGTGTTTTGTCGCCGCGTTTGTCGTGGTGCAGTGGCCATTCGGGACGCTTCAAGCCACGGAGATCGGGCGCAACGCGTTCTTTGGTGGCAGTCATGGTGACTACGGTCAATCGGCGGAGTTTCTCGTTGGTCCGCGCCAAATGTGGTCCGATGGAAAGGGTGTTGCAGCAACGTTGGTAAGCATCTTCACATGGGCGGTACTCGCCGCCACTCTGTCGGCGCGACTGGGGCTGTCGCGCGGCGCGTGGCTGCGTCGCGTGGTGCGCTAGAATGGCGCCGCAGATACGCCTGCACCCGGCGACGGGGATTCTGCCGGGAGAGGTTGGAGCAATGAGGGGCTTGAGGGGTGCGCAACGGAAGCGTCGAGCGTTCGAGCGGCCAGCCGGTGAGGGCAGGACTGGGTTCTACGCTCACCGGCTCACCCCTCGAACGCTCGACGCTTTTGTTGCGCACCCCTCAAGTCCCTCACCGCTCCCACCCTTAGTGACAATGCCGAGACACTCTGGAGACTCCGCACCAATGATGTTCCGTCTGTCGCAGCATGCACCGCCCGTCTGGCAACGCGCCTCAGCCACTCTCTGCCTGTTGTCCGCGCTGTGGGTTGCGACGAGTGCACACGTGGGCAGCACACTCGTGGTACAGGACGGCATGGCCGGTCCATATGGACTGCGCGTACTGGTGCGTCCACCAGGGGTGATTCCCGGACGTGTGGAAGTGGTAGTGCGTGCCACCACGCCATCGGCCGTGCCAACCAGTGTGTCCGTGCGTCCCGCGCTCTGGCGCTATGGGTTGAAGGGCGCCGCACCGGCCGAGCCGGCAACGCCAGTGCCTGGAGAAGTCGGCACGTTTTCCACCACGGTGTGGATCATGGCATCGGGATCATATGCCTTTCACGTGCAGGCCCAAGGACCTGCGGGCGATGGCACACTGGTCGTACCCGTGACCAGCGTGGCCACCACCGCCAGCACACTCCCCCCGTGGATGGGTTGGATGCTGTCTGCCTTGGGCGCGCTCTTGGTACTGGGCCTCGTGTCCATTGTGGGTGCTGCCTCACGAGAAGGAGCGCTTGGCGGTGGTGCGGCCGCGCAACGCGCCGACCGCCAGCGGGCGCGCAAGGCGATGGCGGTTGCCACCGTGTTGATCGCCGTGATGCTCACCGGAGGTTGGAAGTGGTGGGGTGCCGTCGACCGTGACTACCGTCGCCAACTGGACAAGCCGCTGGCCGTAGAGACGACCGTGACACCGGGTGATGCGCGCACCCTCACGCTGCATGTCACCGATTCATCATGGACGTTTGTCGATCCGCAAGAGCCCGGCGTGCGAAGGCAGTCCGGCACGCCGCTCATGCCCGATCACGGCAAGTTGATGCACCTGTTTCTGGTGCAAGTCGGCGCGCAGGGCGCGGTGGCCCATGTGCATCCACTGCGCACCGATCTCAGCACCTTCACCACGCCGCTTGCCGGTGTTCCCGCAGGGAAGTACTGGCTGTTCGCGGAAGCCGTGCGCGAAAGTGGGTACACCGTGTCGATGGCCGATACGGTGGATGTGCCAACGGGAGCGTCGACGCCCAACGTTGACGGCGACGATGCGTGGACCGCGATGCCGACCATGGCATCGGCGTCACCGGCCGTGCTGAGCGACGGCGCGCACATGTCCATCGCCATTGATGGCACGCCCACGGTTGCACGCGATGTCACCATCCGCGCGCGCGTGACAAACGCCGATGGCTCGGCCGCGACGCTGGTCCCATGGCTGGGGATGGCAGGACACGCCATGGTGGTGCGCACCGACGGTCAGGTGTTCATGCACCTGCACCCCATGGGCACCGGTTCAATGGCGGCGCAGGAACGACTGTTGCGGCGCGAAGCGGGTGACACCGTGATGCACGGCGACCAACAACCCACGGCGATGGACAGGCCGAGCATGGCGGGGATGCCCATGACGGGTCCGACGGGTGAGGTGAATTTTCCGGTGGCTTTTCCGTCGGCGGGCGCGTATCGCGTGTTCGTGCAGGTGCGGCGAACCAGCGGTCGCATTGAGACGGCGGCGATGGATGTTGTGGTGCCGGCACCCTCGCCGAAATAGCAAGCTTCCGACTACTTCACCGCACTGGCCGCCCACCCCGTAGCCTTCTGCAACCGTTCCAGCTCCAGCTGCACTCCCGGCAAGGCCGCCTTGCCCGCTGCGGTCCCCATGAGGTTGTGCATTTCGTATTGGTCCGTCACCAGATCGTACAATTCGTCCATGCCCGAAAGCTCGGTGTAGTGGATGTACTTGTACCGTTCGGTGCGCACGGCCTGATAGCCCATCGTCACCATGCGCGGAAACACCTTGTCGCTGTAGTACTCAATCAGCACTGACGGCCGCCACGGCGCCGCCCTGCCCTGCAACAGTGGCATCAACGACATGCCTTGTCGCGCCACGGTGTCGGTGACCCCGGCCATGCCGAGCACGGTGGGGACGATGTCAATGGTCTGCACCAACTGCGCCGGCGTGATGCCGGCGGTGACCAGTCTGGGGTAGCGAATAATGAGCGGGATGCGCGCCGTTTCCTCATACGCCAGACGCCGTTCTTCGTCCAGACCGTGCTCGCCGTAGAAATAGCCGTGATCGCTGGTGAACACGATGATGGTGTTGTCGAGTTCACCCAACTCTTCCAGCGTCTTCACCAGACGACCAAGGCTTTCATCAACGGCCAGCAGCATTTCCAACCGACCGCGTACGTCACGGTCCCTGGTGCCGGTGGCAGGACTCAGCGGCGCCAACGTATCAATGCGACGCTGCAGTGCAGGCTTGTTGGTGATGGGCGCGAGCGCATTCGGCCGTCTCGGCACCACGGCGTTGGCATAGCGTCCGGCGTGACGTGGCGCCGGGATGAATCCCTCAGGCTGCGATGCCAGCGTCGCCCGCGAACCGTCGTTCTGCTGCATGACGTTCGGATGCATGGCCTTGTGCGCCAGAAACAGCATGAATGGCTTCTTCGCATTGGCGCGAACAAACTGGTCGACGTAGTCAGTGAGGACGTCGGTGACATAGCCCTTCACTTCAAGCCGGGTGCCGTCGACGTTGAGCCTGGGATTGATGGCTTCACCCTGACCCTTCATGGCCACCCAGTGTGTCCAGCCCGGGCGCTGACCGTCGTCGTTTCCCATGTGCCACTTGCCGAAGAACCCGGTTTGATATCCTGCGGCCTTCAGCGGAATCGCAAAGGTGGGCAACAAGTAGCTGGCGGAGTCGCGCGCCGTATTGTCGATAATGCCGTTGGTGTGTACGTACGTCCCCGTGAGAATGGCCGCGCGGCTGGGGCTGCACAGCGGCGTGGTGGCAAACGCATTGAGGAATCGCGCACCCTCACCGGCCAGCTTGTCGATATTCGGCGTCTCGACAAACGGATGACCGGCCACGCCGATATCATCCCAGCGCAAATCGTCCACCAGCACGACCACAATGTTCGGCTTGCCTGCAACAGCCGACGTGTCCGTGGGTTGACAGGCCATC
This sequence is a window from Gemmatimonadaceae bacterium. Protein-coding genes within it:
- a CDS encoding efflux RND transporter periplasmic adaptor subunit, coding for MTTNNTLIVLAALALSACRGDADAKSATDALAVPVAVATVTSGSATQPVVATGTFGSRDEIPLSFKIGGVIARVLADEGTPVRKGQLLASLDLREIDALVDKARVGMDKAERDAARVKRLAADSVATQVQAQDALSAFDAARADYATARVNREYATIVAPENGTVLTRQATAGTTIGAGMPVLTMGGSARGRVLRVSVPDRDALRVHVGDVAVVHFDAMPNTVYRGAVSLVGQSANVRTGTYVVEIALRDADALRAGLVGRAAIAVRSTSAATLVPVDALLEADADSATVYTVGASEPLIAEPHKVRITQLVGDNAAVTGLENGARVITRGAPYVTAGARVRIASLPGSDKSTPSGSKP
- a CDS encoding TolC family protein; the encoded protein is MFAQRSALRILAITIALFAASLVLAPAVQSQPSPAPARTILDAYVAEAIGANLALAQQQAQLARANAQVREARGRFLPSLDVNARYSEVSGVVNIGDFINPAYNALNQLIGQPRFPTNINATLPFKQESKLELTLPIFNDAIGAATAAARAQRDLVGAGRHAAMRQLAADVQLAWLGYASLDQAVATLEATLPLLDENVRVSTRLIDAGQATPDALLRARAERSEVQQQLDDTRRQRAAAQRGFNLLRDREPDAPITLASDSSLLRVDSLTLSAAVAHAMAHREELRQATTGIQLANAQRRLATSSYLPSLALSASYGIQGNQYRVSKNDDVALANLVFSWNVFSGGRNGARREQATALRNEADLRRRDAERAVRLQVENAYDGVQAARGSLTTAADRLVSAQRAFTLVQRRFAEGLASPLEFLGARSAYTSAAINQIITRFTFATRVVELERAAALRTLPE
- a CDS encoding TetR/AcrR family transcriptional regulator, coding for MTTSAIRSGSLARRERQKAETRQAILDAARELFVSEGVEATTMRAIAEKIGYTPTAIYHHFRDKDTLLVELCMVDFKALGQSLYKIGRIEDPIERLRRMGMSYADFAIANPSQYRFMFMTSMQHSMVDCDGNPISPPDEDAYAFLLQTVTEGIQAGLYRPELSDPNELAQMTWGAIHGVVSLWMNHADDPHIQWAPPRETIRSLVDVMIRGALRNPSD
- a CDS encoding YbhB/YbcL family Raf kinase inhibitor-like protein, with the translated sequence MTSAHFRLLWVASLVTLAANSEAQTPPAAPPRPAPLTLTTTAWPDGGVIPIRYTQAGEQVSPALSWTNVPAGTVAFVINMIDPDVAIAKGTETQPHWIFWNIPGTATGVPEGIKPGGELPDGSRQISATGLQYRGPGAGANGPLHHYTFEVYALDVKIDVTASTNAQPVAAALETRANVMKAMQGHVLGKAVYVGLFRRPQ
- a CDS encoding sulfatase-like hydrolase/transferase: MTQRLALVALFLAMACQPTDTSAVAGKPNIVVVLVDDLRWDDIGVAGHPFVETPNIDKLAGEGARFLNAFATTPLCSPSRAAILTGTYVHTNGIIDNTARDSASYLLPTFAIPLKAAGYQTGFFGKWHMGNDDGQRPGWTHWVAMKGQGEAINPRLNVDGTRLEVKGYVTDVLTDYVDQFVRANAKKPFMLFLAHKAMHPNVMQQNDGSRATLASQPEGFIPAPRHAGRYANAVVPRRPNALAPITNKPALQRRIDTLAPLSPATGTRDRDVRGRLEMLLAVDESLGRLVKTLEELGELDNTIIVFTSDHGYFYGEHGLDEERRLAYEETARIPLIIRYPRLVTAGITPAQLVQTIDIVPTVLGMAGVTDTVARQGMSLMPLLQGRAAPWRPSVLIEYYSDKVFPRMVTMGYQAVRTERYKYIHYTELSGMDELYDLVTDQYEMHNLMGTAAGKAALPGVQLELERLQKATGWAASAVK